CCTTTCCTCCCTGACGCTGGGCGAAATCAAGCTGTTCCTGAAAAAAACAAGTTGCCTTTCCCTCCCCGCGTGGGCGGCAATAGCGTGGATGACCCATGGCGGCGTCATTTCCACGGAAACCCTGCACACCATCCCTTGCTGGATTCCGGGGATTCTGGGTCTGGGCTCCCTGTGCGTTCTGCTGGCGGAAAAGAAGTTCTTTCGTAACGTGGCGCGGGCATGCGCTCCCCTCTTCTTCTTCATTTATGCCGTCCATTGCCTGATCCTTCCCTGGTTGATGCCGCTCCTCTTGAGAATCCTTCCTGAAGCACTTCCTTCCCCCATGATTGCGGCGGTCCTGATATTTGCGGGAGCATTCTTTCTTCATCGGCAGGTGGTCCGGCATTACCCCGGCTGGGAATACCTGATCTTTGCCCAAAAGCGGAGAAAACCGGTGAGTGGCGGAAAGGAAATGTTTGCCGCAGGTTCCCTCCGGTCCGTCTCCATGAATGAACCCCGTCTTTAACCGCCTTCTGTTTTTTCTGACGCCTCAAGATTGCCGGAACCTGTATAACGGACTGGGGTTGATAATGGCGTCACTATTCAAAAAGGGAGAGTGGGAACTCGGGAAAACTGAATTGCCGGCATGCAGTTTGGAAACATGGAGCACTGGCCGGCACGGGCGGTGGGAAGGGATTACTGCAGAAAAACGCTTTCAATGACTTTTCCGGTCCATTCCGGCCGTGGCGTCCCTCCGAATAAATGAAGAAGCATGGGAGCGGTATTGGTGGTATTGTTTGGTTCGGAAATCTGGAAATTCCGCTTGATTCCCGGTCCCGCGATTCCCCATGGAACAATCATTTCCGCCGCGCTCGTCCCTCCATGTCCCTTTCCGATGCCTCCGTGGTCCGTCAGAAACAAAAAATGCGTGTCCCTGTATAACCCTTCCTGCTTCAATTTCTGAAAAAGGATTCCGATCTGCTGATCCGCCTCTTCAATGGCCTGAAGGTATTCGGGGGACATCCATCCGTGCCTGTGACCGGCATGGTCCGTGTGAACGGAATACAGAAAGACAGCGGCAGGGGCGTTACGGTGTTTCTTCATGAACCGGAAAGCCTGCTCGTAATTGAAGGCATAGGCATCGTTCTTCAGGAACTCCGTTTCATCCAGATATTTTTCATTGAACGGATAGGAAAGAGGTTTCCAATTATAATAAAAAGCCGTTTTGCAGGAAGGGTTGCTTTCCTTCAGAACCTGGAACACGGAGGGGTAATAGCCGTCTCCGTCTTTCCGTACGGCGGGGTAGGCGGACTTTGCCGGTGTCCAGTTATTATCGAAAACCCCGTGCTGCTCCGGTCCGCTTCCGGTCAGGTGGCTCGTCCAGTTGGGCAGGGTGATGGAGGGCATCACGACTCGCGTATCCAGGGAAAACGCCCCCTCTGACATCAACTCCCTTAAATGGGGTGCATGCGCCTTTTGAAAACCCTCCACGCAAATCCCGTCCAGCGAGATCATGAGCGCTCTTTTGGCGCGAACCAGCGCCGGGACGGAATGCGGGAAAGTACCGGCCGCATGTTCTGTAGCGGAAAAGGCGGTGTTGGCCGCCGCCACTCCTGCCGCCGCCAGGCCGAAACGGTTCAGGAAACTCCGGCGGCTTACTTCATGAGAGCTGCTTTCCATATAAAATCCATACGGCAAACATGAAATATTTTTATCACCGGTTTTTGGAGGGTGGAAAGTCCTCTTCGTGATGTGGTTCCTTACGCGGGGGATGGCTGTTTCACACCCGCGGCACAAAGCCATTTACCGCAGGACATTGTTTCTAATAAGCCGTCCTAATGTCTTGCACTTTCATAAAAACAAAAACCGCAAACGTTCTGTTTCAAACGCTTGCGGTTGTTTTGAAGTGGTGGAGGCGACGGGAGTCGAACCCGTGTCCTGAAGGCCGTTGATGCCGGC
This DNA window, taken from Akkermansia muciniphila, encodes the following:
- a CDS encoding alkaline phosphatase family protein, with translation MESSSHEVSRRSFLNRFGLAAAGVAAANTAFSATEHAAGTFPHSVPALVRAKRALMISLDGICVEGFQKAHAPHLRELMSEGAFSLDTRVVMPSITLPNWTSHLTGSGPEQHGVFDNNWTPAKSAYPAVRKDGDGYYPSVFQVLKESNPSCKTAFYYNWKPLSYPFNEKYLDETEFLKNDAYAFNYEQAFRFMKKHRNAPAAVFLYSVHTDHAGHRHGWMSPEYLQAIEEADQQIGILFQKLKQEGLYRDTHFLFLTDHGGIGKGHGGTSAAEMIVPWGIAGPGIKRNFQISEPNNTTNTAPMLLHLFGGTPRPEWTGKVIESVFLQ